DNA sequence from the Malus domestica chromosome 06, GDT2T_hap1 genome:
GAGAAACAACTGGAAGCTTGGacaccaaaagcttgaaacGCGAGGAAGACAAACCCTTTGTAAACAAATTAGCAATCTGATCTTGAGAACAAATAAAATTTACCATAAGCTGTTTTCGAACCACCTTCTCATGGACGTAGTGATAATCAACCTCCAAGTGTTTTGTTTGCGAATGAAAAATGGGATTGGAAGCTAAGGCTATTAAAGAGACATTGTTGCACCATATGTTTGGAATATGAAGATGCAAATGAAGGTCTCTGAATAACGACCTTAACCAAGATAGCTCAGCAACAGTGTAGGCTAGTTGCCTATATTCGGCTTCCTTACTCGACCGAGAGATAGTCTTCTGTTTCTTTGAACTTCAAGACACCAGATTTGGtcccaaataaaaacaaaaaccttctGTAGAGTGGCAGGTATCAAGATTGCCCGCATAATCTGCATCAGAGAAAGCATGCAGTTGCATATCTCCAGGTTTATAAACAAGACCATGATCATACGTGGCCTTTAAATACCGCAGGATGCGTTTCACTGCCATCCAATGAGTATCCTTGGGTGAGTGCATAAATTGGCACACCTGGTTAACGGCATATGAGAGATCCGGTCTCGTGATGGTTAAATACTGCAGCACTCTGACAACACTACGATATTAATCCGGATACTTGTAAGGTTTACCAACATAAGCACTCAGTTTTTGTCCTGCAGAAACTGGAGTGGAAATAGGCTTGGCATCTTTAAACTTTGTTCGTTGAAGCAAGTCCAGGGCATACTTGGATTGAGTCAAATGCATATTGTTTCCAATGTAAGTGGCTTCAACACCCAGGAAAAAACTAAGGGGACCCAAGTCTTTCAAGGAAAATAAAGTGATGAGCTTCTTTATCAACCATGCCATTTGAGTGTTGTTGTATCCTGTGAGCAAGATATCATCCACGTAAATAAGCAAAAGAAATAAACTCCACTTTgattatgtttgtaccatacttgaccaatcccgaaactactgagcaccggtcaacgttataccgtcaagaacccagaagagtttccctccaaccaagaggccaatcatagcgtgacacgtgtcgacatcagaagccaatcatagcgcgacacgtgtcaacatcaaaagccaatcacaacatgacacgtgtcaaccagaatgaaactagaaactctcttctataaatagagatcattctctcacaatatttcctaatgtcatttgtactaaatcattcactagtacttactaaaggaaagcttgaacctatgtacttgtgtaaacccttcacaattaatgagaactcctctactccgtggacgtagccaatctgggtgaaccacgtacatcttgtgtttccttccctatctctatccatttacttacttatccacactagtaaccgaagcaatctagcgaatgtcacaaacttaacactttttgttgtaccaaagtcctcgctgattttgtgcatcaacatttggcgccgtctgtgggaaatgcctcattcttcaactccctcgaccggagacttaggggactcctaccatatgctactgcttagaaaggaaatgcctcattcgtcaactccctcgactggagacttatgggactcctaccatatgttattgcaccttgatactcggaagtctcacgaccactcagtgacttggatttttcaagtctccaaacgagacgttttcctcactcgggaaattaagggagcactacctcaacctacatgcttcactcacaaagcttcaacatacaagcttcaacaaaagaaaaaattcaaagaacttagtgaagaaggccttggtgtatttaacacaatacgttgaaatgaagcaaagtttgtttattgatatctccgataagttacaaatatgtacatatacataaatcaaaataaacaaataagaggaaaccttcacaaaggttactcaggagaagtctcagcagtcggcagagccccagaaagaggaggcaccagaaggtgattattcggagcctcagtactaggcagaacctcagaaggaggaggcatcgaaggttgatcatttggagtttcattatgcggtacagccccagaagacgaaggcaacaaacccacaaacctctgatgatcaagtaaaatctgaccatcagattcctgcagctggtcgagcttcctcttcatgtttgtagcatagtcatgtgcgagcctgtgcaactgtttattctcatgcttaagccctctgatatcatgtttgagacttatcacttcagccgccaattattcaacttggcaggttcgagcaaataggctttgggccatattagacacagaacttgcacactgaacactgagagccagagaatccttaatagccaactcattagaccgtttggaaagtagtttgttatctttaggagtgagaaggttcctggccaccaccgcagcggtcatatcattcttcatcacagagtccccaacggtaagaggaccagtaggggataagaaagatgggcactatatgttgtcttgagaaggcacgactgcctcttcaccaaagttcaagtcaaaacgacggtcggatgggccagacattctcagaaatgatgaaggagaaataaggtgcaataaatctctgatgtaggggaaaattcctacaagtaataactctctgaatgtactccttgcacacaattggtgcccttataaaagaaagggcaacatggtcgttggttcaaaaatcgaagaggcaccactctccggattctgaagaggcaccactttccacacgcaacatcagctcctcgggtaccacaaataactttgccaaagatctctgacaaagtttagacacataaattttgaaggtccatctaccctactattacccacaagggtaaaggaacagcaccactgcttgataactagaaagtctcaatgtgtgtcaacctccgtgctccgtggcaaggcagactggcaaaaatgcccaacctttactcacattcgagaaaacactcccaacaagattgcttactcaaaaatcgaagagacactactctctgaatctcaagagtcagactcccaataagattgttttctcaaaaatcgaagagacactgttatctgaatctcgagagccagatccccgacaggattgcttgttcgaaaaccgaagaggcaccgttctccgaacttcgagagccagatttccttggataaagcttgtctgcaatcttcacacgcaacatcagctttccagataccacagaccactttttcaaagtgctttgacaaagttaaaacatgtgaagtttgcatctcccactacattgctatgaccaagaagggtaaatgaatagcattattacttgctcaaaaatcgaaaaagcACCAGCcttcgaatcttgagagccagactcccaacaggattactttctaaaaaatcgaagaggcaccgctctccgaatctcaaaagccagactcccaacaggattgctttctaaaaaatcgaagaggcaccgttctccgaatctcgagagccagatccccgacaggattgcttattcgaaaaccgaagaggcatcgctctttgaacttcgagagccagatttccttggataaagcttgtctgcaatcttcacacgcaacatcagctttccagataccacataccactttttcaaagtgctctgacaaagttaaaacacgtgaatcttgcagctcccactacattgctacgaccaataagggtaaatgaatagaattactacttgttgttaaggagactcctatatatgttgaccttcatcctccacggacaggcagacctgcaaaaatgcttaacccttcctcatatctgagagggcactcccaacgaagcctctcaaaatactcagatttcttccccccccaataatacctatgcaaaccagccacaccagagcaagagtatctcatatcatcagggtaagcaagagtatcccatatcatgctttttccctgtctttccTTTGccattgttcttacctgcaagataaggagaaagagagcaatcagtcagcacttggaatcaagcttccaatcaggaactgactacctggaaccccttgcctgattacttacctggcattgctctcgagtactcatcttcaacatcttatgcttccagagaagataccacatctgcctgagggaCAGATAGgacaagtgagaaggatacaaggaaacatgtggagacaagcgcaacagaacacgtgccgattcatctattactttaaCAATAGCAAAAGTTTCACATAttatcaaggtcgaacgcactcttgatttgatggacttattttgaccctcaaattcttgagtcggccttatactctagaggaaaccagaaaaccctccagcctagttcaagaataagcctgtggaaagttacgtcttcaaaagcaaaagtatctcatatcatctcttctccatttgcttctccttatccttgttgctgtttacgacacaaggagaaggagaacaatcaaccggaagccgaagtcgaacctccaatccaagttgtttgcttggaagtctgattgcttaccttgtctgttatctctttcggcaaatctcctagctcggcgacttgggggactcctactatagggttttgtatcgcatttgaccaagcccgaaactacaagtaagcttcaagtgaaattgatacattaccttgtgcatctttatcggttaaagataccacccctggatggagaaaaagtacttccagagaagatgtcacatctacgtatgagacagataaggcaagtgaaaatgataccacacttcggtacttagaagtttcatgattactcaatggcttggatcttgcaagtccccaaccgaggagcttccctcactcgggaacttaggggagcactgtttgtaccatacttgaccaatcccgaaactactgagcaccggtcaacgttataccgtcaaggacccagaagagtttccctccaaccaagaggccaatcacagcgcgacacgtgtcgacatcagaagacaatcatagcgcgacacgtgtcaacatcagaagccaatcacaacacgacacgtgtcaatgttagaatgaaactagaaactctcttctataaatagagatcattctctcacaatatttcctaatgtcatttgtactaaatcattcactagtacttactaaatgagagcttgaacctatgtacctatgtaaacccttcacaattaatgagaactcctctactccgtggacgtagccaatccgggtgaaccacgtacatcttgtgtttccttccctgtctctatccatttacttacttatccacactagtgaccagagcaatctagcgaaggtcacaatcttaacactttctgttgtaccaaagtcctcgctgattttgtgcatcaacatattataaacaaacaaagagTAATCGCACATGGACTCTTAGAACCCTAACTGAAGGAGAAATTCTGAAAACCTTTGAAACCAGGCCTTAGGCgcctgttttaaaccatacaaACTATGTTGCAGTTTACAAACATAGTTAGGATACTGTTTATCAACAAAACCCGGTGGTTGTCTCATGTACACATCCTCACTCAAATACCCATGCAGAAACACGTTTTGAACgtccaactgtcaaacatgcCACTTATTTGAAACTGCCAAACTCAAAACAAGTCTAATGGTGCTATGCTTAACAACTGGACTAAAGGTCTCCGTATAATCGATCCCGAATTGTTGATGAAAACCATTAGCCACAAGCCTAGCCTTATGTTGCTCAATCAAGCCATCTACACGACTCTTTATCTTGAAAACCCATTTGTTTGGCAACAAGTTCATGGCATGATGGTAAGGTACAAGAGTCCACGTACCACAACGCTGCAAGGCATTGAATTCCTGAGCCATCGTAGTCCTCCATTCTTTATGCTTTATTGCCTGACTAAAACATGTTGGTTCAACCACTTGATTGTTAGTATTAACATGCAGTGCATATTTTGGGTTTGGCTTTTGTATCCCAACTTTAGATCGAGTGGTCATTGGATGGCTTTGAGGGGGATCATGAACCAACACAGGATTGGGGACACATTGTCGTGATTGGTTCTGGTTCACAGGGACATCAACTACTATTTCTTGCTCATCTTGGTTTGGTAGAGGTTCACTAGGGCTGGAAATAAGGGTTGGGTTTGGAGTTGGAAACTTGGTGCAGGTTGTTCATGCATTGGTTGATTATGGGGTAACCTATTGGTAGTTGGATCCTATTTGTAAACGTTTGCTTTATTAGTAATGAAATTTTACCTTTGTGcccaaaaaaacaaattcaaatttattttcccaTTAGCCATAATAAGAGGGAATTATTCAATATAACTGAGATATATCACTCTATTAATATATCTCTCGTCACTCGATACTTTGAACCATAGATTATCGTATTAAATTATGTAATAATCTCATTAGGCCTGGTCCACATTTAAAACAACCTTCTAAAACCCAGTTTAGGTGTTGAGCTCATACATGACGATGTGAATTCAAACCTCGTCgatgactaatctaacaaaatttatcatCTGACAAAAAAAATACCCATTTGACTTTGTATAAAAGTTGACTCAAACGTGCTGACCAAGACAAAAGGTAATATTCTTGCTTGGATTTGAGAAAGCCCACGAATATGATGAGTGTGAGTGATGACTTAGCTCTTACATCTATAATTAGGACTGTTAGGACAactaggtgttgacacgtggGCAGATTCCCAATTAAGGTGGTTGATAGGCCAATACAACATCtctattatattattttcttacacatttttcttatttgacacaagaaattttttaatgtgccgATAACACAGTTTGGTACATCAAGAgttataatataagtggttGGAAGTGTTCTTGTAtgctgaaaaatctctcattcgacacactcattttcttgtttggaaTAGGTCTTTGCCCTCCACGGCGAAAAAAGCTTATCTCTTTGATTGAATTAGAACTGGTTGTGATCGTAATCACTCTAGTTATGCATTATCcttttcaataaaaataaaaaaccttaatACCCCCTTTTTTGTCTTAAGAGCGTAAATCACTTCTCGTAATATTATCATTATGTGTTCTGCTTTCTTGACAACGCACTACCAACCGCCAGCTATCAgagcaagtgaaaatgaaacAACCACTTCTGAGTTCTACATATATTGCcacacaaaatttaaaaaaagaaagaagttaAAAGTTAAATACATGATTAgtgaatcacacgatggtgGTTAGGAAGTTGAATGCTTATCTGAGTCTTTTTGGCCCAGGAATGGTTGACTGTCATGGCAAACCTACCATCCTATctctttttttaaaagaaaaatacactccTCTCACAACTGTTAATCGTATTAAAAATATAGttaaaatcaaattacaaaaaaaaaaaaaaaaaaaaaaaatcatcacttTGCTGATAATATTGGCTACAAAAATAGTTAGGTGCGATAACAGTTGAGTCGAAAATCAAATGGTGCTTTAAGATGTAGTTTTCAGAAGTTAACTGCATTAAAAGTTGAGCAGAATTTAGATGTTTAGCTCTAACTAAAGGGTAACCAAAACCCCATGGCTAAAAGCAAAAACTAGTATATAGAATTTGATAAATTAGGGAACAAATATTATGTGCTTTAGCAGCCTTACCCACCCAAATCAAAACCCATTTGCAGTTCATTTGATGGCAGAAAAGTAAAAGTGTGCTGAATTGACCTTATACTTGCTTACATACACACTTCTAGTTGTAGTGGTccaaatattttataaaattatacacacacacgtatatgtatgtataaattATTACTGCAAGGGTGAAATGTCTTGGTGGATAGGATATTCTTCTTAAATTGATTGCATCCCGGGTTCAAAATTTCTCATTCCCTTAATCTATTAAAATAGTAATATCGCTCGTAATAATATAaagaattattactattttattttatgagtgAATAGTGAGCTTAGTAGCAGTTAAGAGTAGAGAAAGAAGTGAGCTGAGATGGGGTGTCATGTTTAATGGTAGGTGACTAAACAACCACCTTCAACTAGCTCACACATGACCTCTTTGTGTACATTTTAAATTTGCTTTTTTATctcttcatttcttcatcaCTTCACATACCgttctaatttttcttttttcaatacCTTATTCACTCATATAGTGATTCTGGCACTCTTTTTTAGCCATCTGCACTCTAAACCGAATATTTTAAAACTTTTATATACTTATAGATGAGTGCTATCACACAGTTTTGCATTAACAAAATCTACAAGTTGGAGATAAGCAGACTCAAACGCTGATATCCGCTACATGGTAAACTATCGCCTCTTCAGCCCCAACTCCTACTATAGAGACGAACAAGAcaataactttctttaacacaACTTACAACTTTCATCGTACTGTGCTTTCCAAAAAGCAATCCTTCTCAAGATCTCAAACTTCTTAACCAAGAGTTAATAGCACTAGCCAATATAATTACTCCAAAGACTTATATATGAAATGTAATTACAGCATTGAAGTTTTGAGGTCAAACAAAATCAATGAGCCTGAATCTTAAAGGAAATGAAATTGTTggtataacaaaaaaaaaaaaaaaaaaagaggatttGGTAAGGCCTAACTTCGAAGGCAAATTAGCAGCAATAATGCCTCAGCAAGCCCTAAAATCTGTAAAGAATCAATGAATTATGATGTCCAGAAAATATGTATTTGTACCTCTTCAACCTTTATTGGAAGGATAGTAATTTCCGCATTTCATTTTTCTCCTTCCgcactcttcttcttcttcttcgcttgactctcatttgatttattcaatcaaacggttggaagaaaaaggaaagagtgCAGGAGGAGAAACCAAGAGTGCGGAGATCACTTCCCTATTGGAAATCCATGGCCAAAGGACTTGAAACTCAGTTGGAGATGAGCCCTACAAGGGCAGCCTCATGCTTATGACTGCTGCTTCCAACCCACCATGGCTTAAATGCTGCTGCAGCAGCATCATGGTTGCTACTGCTTTCTTCCTCCACAGGAGCAGGAAGATTGAGATCAAGAAAGTCTCTCACTTCAGGAGCTGCAGGCTTTTGAATCACTAGGGTTTGGTTGGTAATTTTAGCCTCACCAATCAAATGGGATCTCTTGTGCCCTCCCAATGCTTGCCCTGAGGAGAAAACTCTGTAGCAAATTGGACAGGAATGCCCTTTTGTACTTTTTGCACTGCTCTCTGCTATTTCTTGCTCAATGGGGTTGTCATTGTTGCAGCAAGACTTGGGGGAGATGTCagtttccatggtgttttcacTGCTTTCGAACTTCGAAGCGAAGCACCCTTTGGTCTTCTTGTGACTCGCCCTATGGCCTCCCAGAGCTTGGTACGATCGAAAAACCTTGTTGCAAGTAGTACATTCGAATTTGCTTCTCTTTTGTGAACTCTTGCAAACTCCTACTTCAGAATCCAAAATATCAGTTCTACTAGTACTCAAATTTTTCGGGGACTGATCTGACCTCAATTCAAAATCACAAGTCTCTTTGATCTTCCTCTTGCTTGAATTGGACTTGTTGGAACCCAATTTATCATTATTCGAAAACCCACCAGCAGAAGAACAAAACTTGGATTTTCTACCTTCGAGTACTGCTAGGGACTCGAAGTTTCGAGGTTCCAACACCTTTTTATTGAGTTTGTTCTTCAGTTTCAAAGTTGTAGCAATCTTACTCTTAATATCCGCAACCCGAGTTGTTCCAACTGATGATGGAGGATCCGAGAACCCTGAATTTCCATCGAAAGAGTCACGAGCTACTAATTTTAAGCCGCCCCAGTGACCCGAATCCCTCGAAAGCATCATCAAACACATAGCAACCTCTTCTTGTTCTTGCTCAATCTCGGAAGTAGCAGTAGCAGCAGCAACAATTGAAAAGTTAGAAGATGAAGTTGTTGCTCTCATGTACCTTGTTTTTCTTCCGGATCTTCTTCCCCGATTGGGAGGAGCAGCAGCAGTAGTTTTGTTCTCCGATTGGCTAGTCCAAGAATCTTCGTGTTCTTCCTCGAGGCTCTCAATCGAAACTCTTTCTTTTTCCGAGTGGAACTTCATGTGACCGAACAGAGATTTCCAAGACTGAAACCATTTGCCACATTCTCTACAAAACTTGTCCGGATGAAGCGAAGTGTCCTCACTCGAGTCCGCGAGCCTCCAAGTTTTCTTGGGATTCTCCCTCAGACCATAACCGGGTTGCTGATGAGTTCCTCCTTCGAAATCAGAACCGCCATTCTTGGAGGACGAGAGCTTAACTCCTCCGTTATTGAGCTTTTCCTCTGTTTCCAGCGAATTGTTGATCAAGTGACACCTCATGTGACCTCCCAATGATCTGCCACAGGGGAAGCTTTTGCTGCAAAACTTGCATACATACTTCAACTCTTGATCTTCTTCCATCGGTTTGAATCAAAACTCAACCAAATACGGAAATTCAGATCAGAAAAGCTTCGAATCTGATCACGAAACTTGGTAAAGCTCCGAGATTCTTGATCTCATTACACTAAAACAGGATAAATGTAATGAAACAGAAGACAACCCGGATCAGAAAATCGACGCGAAAACTCGAACTCGGAGTGAGAATTGCATCAGATCAAGCTTTGTTGCTGCTTTTTGAACTaacccagaaagaaaaaaatctcaGATTTCGTGAATTATGAACTAGAAAaaggttaaaaattaaaaaaagaaaaaagaaaaaacatatatcaGTAGCTTTGTTCTTCTGCTCCGAGTGTTTTCTTTGTTGGTGGTGACGATGGCGACGAACAAGCACAAAGAAGAGAGGAAAAATGAAAAGTGAGAGAGTGAGCGAGCGAGCGTTTGTTTCTCTttcgctttctctctctctacctgTGAACTTGACTATTTTTGGAGGAGAAATCCATGCATGGAAGCAAAGATTAAAGTGAGGTAATGGAGAGGAAAGATAGTAGCACGTGTACTCAACTGAGGATCCTCCGCCAACTCGAAATCCGACGGCCGAGATTCGTCCATGTGAGCATCCCCATGGTTCAAAAACCTctaattaaaaaggaaaatacaTATTTCATACGTTTATCCGATTCTTCTATTAATTGTAACTAGTATAATCTTAACATTCAAATTGCATAACTTGAAACAATTGATGTTTTTAATTatctttaaaaaccgtttttaATAGAAAACCAATCGCATCAAAAATTGTTTAAACATTCATATGCATCAAATAAATTGGCATTTTACAAACGGTTGCCCTAGTTAAAATTAACTGCCTTCTTCCTTAACTattctttcctttgtctacctaCTAAGCAATGGGCCCCGCTCTCGGGTCGTTATTCTTTTGaactctcttctttttctagTTTTCCTCATCTTTCATAAACTTCAAATAACTTCAAGATTTAATTTTCATGGTCGGTCCCAACCGTCCCATAGATAAATCCTCTATCCAGTTTCCTTCAGTTTCAACCAAAGCATAGCATTCCACACTCCCTACTCTTTACGTGAGTTTGATAAGATGGTTATATACTATAATTCAGTTCATCTTTGCAATGGTTAATTGCAGTTGTTTAAGAGTTTCGTCGAATTTATCGGGGAAGTATTGATAGCTAGATCGACCACATATCGACAATTGTAAAATTAAAGTATCGACAATATTAATAATATTGTTCAGTACaatccttattattaaaaaaccAACTTTATCTCAACGGCCAGAAATGATCAAGTGATTAACCTTAGTTAATCTTACCACGgatgcaaaaaaaaattttttagGTGACCTATGAAATATTTCTGGTAAGTGAGGTAATTCTGATCATATTTTACCATATAACTTGCACCACAAGCATATCTGGCACCAACACTTTTCGTATATGCATAAAACCATATCAGATTTCTTTCTATTGGAAGCTATATATCCTTTAAACAAATGAAAAACTACATAAGAAATCACTTAATTTTCTAGAGTATGAAATGCAAGAGCCTCTAAGATTCAGTCCCTTTTATGCAGAGGAAgggttttaatttaaattattccATCAACATTTTCAATAAACGGGCACACCAAGTGTTACGATACATGTAAGATCCCgtatcgcccaagggagtgattcttatatgtatatttccatccctccctagcacgaggtcttttgggagctcactggcttcgggttccgtcggaactccgaagttaagcgagaaggtggccagagcactcctatgatgggtgacccactgggaagtagctcgtgagttcccaaatacaaaaccgtgagggcgtggtcaggtcccaaagcagacaatatcgtgctacggtagtagagcggg
Encoded proteins:
- the LOC103420355 gene encoding zinc finger protein ZAT4-like — its product is MEEDQELKYVCKFCSKSFPCGRSLGGHMRCHLINNSLETEEKLNNGGVKLSSSKNGGSDFEGGTHQQPGYGLRENPKKTWRLADSSEDTSLHPDKFCRECGKWFQSWKSLFGHMKFHSEKERVSIESLEEEHEDSWTSQSENKTTAAAPPNRGRRSGRKTRYMRATTSSSNFSIVAAATATSEIEQEQEEVAMCLMMLSRDSGHWGGLKLVARDSFDGNSGFSDPPSSVGTTRVADIKSKIATTLKLKNKLNKKVLEPRNFESLAVLEGRKSKFCSSAGGFSNNDKLGSNKSNSSKRKIKETCDFELRSDQSPKNLSTSRTDILDSEVGVCKSSQKRSKFECTTCNKVFRSYQALGGHRASHKKTKGCFASKFESSENTMETDISPKSCCNNDNPIEQEIAESSAKSTKGHSCPICYRVFSSGQALGGHKRSHLIGEAKITNQTLVIQKPAAPEVRDFLDLNLPAPVEEESSSNHDAAAAAFKPWWVGSSSHKHEAALVGLISN